The following coding sequences are from one Formosa haliotis window:
- a CDS encoding UvrD-helicase domain-containing protein, which yields MESQTSFSIYDASAGSGKTFTLVKSYLKILFKSKSNYQFKNILAITFTNKAVFEMKERIIKMLKAFSDPEIINSGDFMFNVLCEELNMEPEALHSKSKSLLHTIIHNYAAFEISTIDGFTHRIIRTFAHDLKLPLNFEVDLDTESLLNKAVDQLIAKAGVDKELTEVLVQYAIEKADDDKSWNIALDLYNIARLLTNENDIPYLEILKYKSLSDFKNLKTQITSDIKTTEKEIEKEALNFLELIKTNGIAFNDFSNSSVPNYFEKLRSGDFNVNFSLVWQTKIESHPLYPARVKKDADLASLIDSLQPQIAAQFYKTKSLVLHIKLLQSINKNLTQLSVLNAINQELIAIKTEENKMLISEFNTLISNEIANQPTPFIYERLGEKFNHYFIDEFQDTSKMQWKNLIPLISEAIDHYDTEKDPGSLMIVGDAKQAIYRWRGGEAEQFIELSDESFNYNPFNTVKDKKSLETNFRSFKEVIEFNNNFFTYLSDTAFSNTSYGKLYKGAYQHKSNENEGYVNISFLDLKDEEKEKDELYSEQVYNTILSCCENGYQLKDICILVRKTKHAKAIAKYLSERNVALISSELLLIKHAPEAMFLTHLATLLFQPKNTEIKAEVLYFLTQKFKIEDKHEFLAKHIALNNSDLFKSFESLGIQSNANSLIQLPLFDMFETLVREFKLVETSNAYVQYYLDIVLEYTQKHGSDIFGFLEYFNAKIDKLSIVSPEGQDAVQIMTIHKSKGLEFPVVIFPYADLGIYEEIDAKEWFPLNADNFAGFPVTLLNYNKSRFEDFGEEGMNISVQHEAALELDSINLLYVALTRPVEQLHIISSLALNAKGQVNKKLYSGLLIDFLMHNQLWQDNTFNYSFGNPKRVATAEQTIDETSGEQEVLEFISTAKKDHNIKIVASSGYLWDTKQQDAIEKGNLVHNLMSKIKTKDDVEPVLKDAEHTGLVNLEQLQELQQTILQIIEHPELQSYFSSENIIYNERDILTKEGGILRPDRLIITPENKIVIIDYKTGTVLEKHKQQLQHYQDCVEDMNLQVKHKILVYLNEDIQITYA from the coding sequence ATGGAAAGTCAGACTTCTTTTTCTATTTACGATGCTTCTGCCGGGAGTGGTAAAACGTTTACGCTAGTAAAATCGTATTTAAAAATATTATTCAAGTCGAAGAGTAATTATCAGTTTAAAAATATATTGGCCATTACCTTTACAAATAAGGCTGTCTTCGAGATGAAGGAACGGATTATAAAAATGCTTAAAGCATTTTCTGATCCTGAAATTATAAATTCTGGCGACTTTATGTTTAATGTGCTATGTGAAGAATTAAACATGGAACCCGAAGCTTTACATAGTAAATCGAAATCTTTGCTGCATACCATTATACATAATTACGCTGCCTTCGAAATTTCTACTATAGATGGTTTTACACATAGAATTATAAGAACTTTTGCTCACGATTTAAAATTGCCTTTAAATTTTGAAGTCGATTTAGATACAGAAAGTTTACTTAATAAAGCTGTAGATCAACTCATAGCCAAAGCAGGAGTAGATAAGGAGCTTACAGAAGTTCTTGTGCAATATGCCATAGAAAAAGCAGATGATGATAAAAGTTGGAATATCGCTTTAGACCTATATAATATCGCTAGGTTACTTACTAACGAAAATGACATTCCGTATCTAGAAATTTTAAAGTATAAGTCATTATCCGATTTTAAGAATCTGAAAACACAGATAACTTCCGATATAAAAACTACAGAAAAGGAAATTGAAAAAGAAGCATTAAATTTTCTAGAGCTTATTAAAACTAATGGTATTGCATTTAATGATTTTTCCAATTCTTCTGTTCCAAATTATTTTGAGAAACTAAGATCTGGCGATTTCAACGTGAATTTCTCGTTGGTTTGGCAAACTAAAATTGAAAGTCATCCGCTCTACCCGGCACGTGTAAAAAAGGATGCTGATTTGGCCTCGCTTATAGATAGCCTTCAGCCACAGATAGCAGCGCAATTTTATAAAACTAAATCTCTGGTGCTTCATATAAAACTGTTGCAAAGCATAAATAAAAATTTAACACAACTATCGGTTTTAAACGCCATCAATCAGGAATTGATTGCCATAAAAACTGAAGAAAATAAAATGCTAATTTCAGAATTTAATACTTTAATAAGTAATGAAATTGCCAATCAGCCCACACCTTTTATTTACGAACGTTTGGGCGAGAAATTCAACCATTATTTTATAGATGAATTTCAAGACACCTCGAAAATGCAGTGGAAAAATTTAATTCCGTTAATTTCTGAAGCTATCGATCATTACGATACAGAAAAAGACCCGGGTTCACTTATGATTGTTGGCGATGCCAAACAAGCAATTTACAGATGGCGAGGCGGAGAAGCAGAACAGTTTATAGAGTTGTCTGACGAGAGTTTTAATTATAATCCGTTTAATACTGTAAAAGACAAAAAAAGTTTAGAAACCAATTTTAGAAGTTTTAAAGAGGTTATAGAATTTAATAATAATTTTTTCACCTATTTATCGGACACTGCTTTTAGTAATACGAGTTATGGGAAATTGTATAAAGGGGCATATCAGCATAAATCGAATGAAAATGAAGGTTATGTAAATATTTCCTTTTTAGATTTAAAGGATGAAGAAAAGGAAAAGGACGAGTTATACTCAGAACAAGTTTATAATACCATATTAAGTTGTTGCGAAAATGGCTATCAATTAAAAGACATTTGTATTCTGGTACGAAAAACCAAGCATGCTAAAGCTATTGCAAAATATTTAAGCGAGCGTAATGTGGCCTTGATTTCTTCAGAATTATTGTTAATAAAGCATGCTCCAGAAGCTATGTTTTTAACGCATTTGGCTACTTTATTATTTCAGCCTAAAAACACCGAAATTAAAGCAGAAGTTCTTTATTTTTTAACCCAAAAATTTAAAATTGAAGATAAACATGAGTTTTTAGCGAAGCATATAGCATTAAATAATTCAGATTTATTTAAAAGTTTTGAGTCGTTAGGAATTCAGTCTAATGCCAATTCGCTTATACAATTACCTTTGTTTGATATGTTCGAAACCTTGGTACGCGAATTTAAATTGGTGGAGACTTCTAATGCCTATGTTCAATATTATTTAGATATCGTTTTAGAATATACCCAAAAACATGGCTCCGATATTTTTGGCTTTTTAGAATATTTCAACGCTAAAATCGATAAATTAAGTATTGTGTCTCCAGAGGGGCAAGATGCGGTTCAGATCATGACAATTCATAAATCTAAAGGGTTAGAGTTTCCTGTGGTTATTTTTCCATATGCCGATTTAGGGATATATGAAGAAATTGATGCGAAAGAATGGTTTCCTTTAAATGCTGATAATTTTGCGGGTTTTCCCGTTACCTTATTAAATTATAATAAATCACGTTTTGAAGATTTTGGCGAAGAAGGCATGAACATTAGTGTGCAACATGAAGCTGCTTTAGAATTAGATAGTATTAATCTTTTATATGTAGCATTAACAAGACCGGTAGAGCAACTTCATATTATTAGTAGTCTTGCTTTAAATGCGAAAGGTCAGGTTAATAAAAAATTATATAGCGGATTGTTAATTGATTTTTTAATGCACAATCAGCTTTGGCAGGACAATACTTTTAATTATTCCTTCGGAAATCCGAAACGTGTTGCAACTGCAGAGCAAACCATTGATGAAACATCTGGAGAGCAAGAAGTACTAGAGTTTATTTCGACAGCAAAAAAAGATCACAATATAAAAATTGTGGCAAGTAGTGGGTATTTATGGGATACCAAACAACAAGATGCCATTGAGAAAGGAAATTTAGTTCATAATTTAATGTCTAAAATTAAAACCAAAGACGATGTAGAACCTGTATTGAAAGATGCCGAACATACTGGCTTGGTAAATTTAGAGCAGTTGCAAGAGCTACAGCAGACTATATTACAAATTATAGAACATCCAGAACTTCAATCGTATTTCTCATCAGAAAACATTATATATAATGAGCGCGATATTCTCACAAAAGAAGGTGGGATTTTAAGACCCGATCGCCTTATTATTACACCAGAAAATAAGATTGTAATAATCGATTATAAAACCGGAACAGTTTTAGAGAAGCATAAACAACAGTTGCAACATTATCAAGATTGCGTAGAAGACATGAATTTACAGGTGAAACACAAGATTTTAGTCTATTTAAATGAAGACATTCAAATTACTTATGCATAG
- the accC gene encoding acetyl-CoA carboxylase biotin carboxylase subunit, which translates to MFKKILIANRGEIALRVIRTCKEMGIKTVAVYSTADAESLHVKFADEAVCIGPPPSTDSYLKMSNIIAAAEITNADAIHPGYGFLSENAKFSKICEEHDIKFIGASADMISKMGDKATAKATMKAAGVPCVPGSDGIIEDFEACKRVALETGYPVMLKATAGGGGKGMRAIWKEEDLKDGWDSARQEAKAAFGNDGMYMEKLIEEPRHIEIQIVGDSTGKACHLSERDCSIQRRHQKLTEEVPSPFMTKKLRDEMGKSAVRAAEFIKYEGAGTIEFLVDKHRNFYFMEMNTRIQVEHPITEQVIDFDLIREQILVAAGVPISGKNYTPNLHSIECRINAEDPYNGFRPSPGRIKTLHAPGGHGVRLDTHVYAGYSIPPNYDSMIAKLITTAQTREEAISKMKRALDEFVIEGVKTTIPFHRQLMDHPDYVAGKYTTKFMEDFVMEQLPKED; encoded by the coding sequence ATGTTTAAAAAAATACTAATAGCCAATAGAGGAGAAATAGCACTACGTGTTATTAGAACCTGTAAAGAAATGGGAATTAAAACGGTTGCAGTATATTCTACAGCCGATGCCGAGAGTTTGCATGTAAAATTTGCAGACGAAGCGGTTTGTATTGGGCCTCCGCCTAGTACAGATTCCTATTTAAAAATGTCTAATATTATTGCAGCTGCAGAAATTACCAATGCAGATGCTATTCACCCAGGATACGGATTCTTGTCAGAAAACGCTAAGTTTTCTAAAATTTGCGAGGAGCACGATATCAAATTCATTGGGGCATCTGCCGATATGATTTCTAAAATGGGAGATAAGGCAACTGCAAAAGCAACCATGAAAGCTGCCGGCGTACCTTGTGTACCGGGAAGCGATGGTATTATAGAAGATTTTGAAGCTTGTAAAAGAGTAGCTTTAGAAACCGGATATCCTGTTATGCTTAAAGCAACAGCTGGTGGAGGTGGAAAAGGAATGCGCGCCATCTGGAAAGAAGAAGATCTTAAAGACGGGTGGGATTCTGCACGTCAAGAAGCTAAAGCAGCCTTTGGAAACGACGGTATGTACATGGAGAAACTTATAGAAGAACCAAGACATATCGAAATTCAAATTGTTGGAGATTCTACAGGAAAAGCTTGTCATTTATCAGAGCGCGATTGTTCTATCCAACGTCGTCACCAAAAATTAACAGAAGAAGTACCTTCGCCGTTCATGACAAAGAAATTGCGTGACGAAATGGGTAAATCTGCTGTTCGTGCTGCAGAATTTATTAAATATGAAGGTGCTGGAACAATAGAATTTTTGGTCGATAAACACCGTAATTTCTACTTTATGGAAATGAATACTCGTATTCAAGTAGAGCACCCTATTACAGAGCAAGTTATCGATTTCGATTTAATTCGCGAACAAATTTTAGTGGCAGCCGGTGTGCCAATTTCTGGTAAAAATTATACGCCAAACTTACATTCTATAGAATGTCGTATTAACGCCGAAGATCCGTATAACGGATTCCGTCCTTCACCAGGTCGCATTAAAACGTTACATGCTCCGGGAGGTCATGGAGTTAGGTTAGATACACATGTGTATGCAGGATATAGCATTCCGCCAAACTACGATTCTATGATTGCCAAGTTAATTACAACAGCGCAAACACGAGAAGAAGCCATCAGTAAAATGAAACGTGCTTTAGACGAATTCGTTATCGAAGGTGTAAAAACAACAATTCCATTCCATAGACAATTAATGGATCATCCAGATTATGTCGCAGGAAAATATACTACAAAATTTATGGAAGATTTCGTAATGGAACAACTTCCTAAAGAAGATTAA
- the accB gene encoding acetyl-CoA carboxylase biotin carboxyl carrier protein, which translates to MDLKDIQNLIKFVAKSGASEVKLETDDVKITIKTGGDDKGETTTYVQQIPVSAPVAQAPVAQQQPVVNTPEPVAAQTVTETDSKYITIKSPIIGTLYRKPSPDKPLFVEVGQTISEGDVLCIIEAMKLFNEIESEVSGKIVKILVDDASPVEFDQPLFLVDPS; encoded by the coding sequence ATGGATTTAAAAGACATTCAAAATTTAATCAAATTCGTAGCTAAATCTGGAGCTAGCGAGGTTAAATTAGAAACAGACGATGTAAAGATTACCATTAAAACAGGTGGTGACGACAAAGGAGAAACTACAACATATGTACAACAAATTCCAGTAAGTGCTCCTGTAGCACAAGCACCTGTTGCACAACAACAACCTGTGGTTAATACTCCAGAACCGGTTGCTGCCCAGACGGTAACAGAAACCGATTCAAAATATATAACAATTAAGTCTCCTATTATTGGAACCTTATATAGAAAACCTTCTCCAGATAAACCACTATTTGTAGAGGTAGGTCAAACTATAAGCGAAGGAGATGTACTTTGTATTATAGAAGCAATGAAACTTTTTAACGAAATTGAATCAGAAGTTTCTGGTAAAATCGTTAAAATATTAGTAGATGATGCTTCACCAGTAGAATTCGATCAACCGTTATTTTTGGTAGATCCATCGTAA
- the rpmF gene encoding 50S ribosomal protein L32, protein MAHPKRKISKTRRDKRRTHYKATAPQIATCPTTGEAHLYHRAHWHEGKLYYRGQVLIDNSEVEENLA, encoded by the coding sequence ATGGCACATCCTAAAAGAAAAATCTCGAAAACAAGAAGAGATAAAAGAAGAACACACTATAAAGCAACTGCGCCACAAATTGCTACGTGTCCAACAACAGGAGAAGCTCACCTATATCATAGAGCTCATTGGCACGAAGGTAAATTATACTACAGAGGTCAGGTATTAATCGACAACTCAGAAGTAGAAGAAAATTTAGCATAA